One stretch of Carassius carassius chromosome 18, fCarCar2.1, whole genome shotgun sequence DNA includes these proteins:
- the LOC132092672 gene encoding homeobox protein Meis2-like gives MLMAQRYEDLAHYGGGMDGVGVPTSMYGDPHAPRLPQVHHLNHGPPPHANQHYGAHAPHSIMPSSMGSAVNDALKRDKDQIYGHPLFPLLALVFEKCELATCTPREPGVAGGDVCSSDSFNEDIAVFAKQIRAEKPLFSSNPELDNLMIQSIQVLRFHLLELEKVHELCDNFCHRYISCLKGKMPIDLVIDERDGCKTDFDDISGSSTNLADHNPASWRDMDDAHSTPSVGTPGPSSGGHASQSGDNSSELGDGLDNSLASPGTGDEDDQDKKRQKKRGIFPKVATNIMRAWLFQHLTHPYPSEEQKKQLAQDTGLTILQVNNWFINARRRIVQPMIDQSNRAVNQGSAYSPDGQPMGGFVLDGQQHMGLRPGGPMGGMGMNMGMDGQWHYM, from the exons ATGCTGATGGCTCAACGG TACGAAGACCTTGCCCACTATGGTGGCGGTATGGATGGAGTTGGGGTCCCGACGTCCATGTACGGGGACCCGCACGCGCCTCGGCTGCCGCAAGTTCACCATTTGAACCACGGGCCTCCGCCTCATGCCAACCAGCACTACGGGGCCCACGCACCGCACAGCATCATGCCCAGCAGCATGGGCTCGGCTGTCAACGACGCACTTAAGAGAGACAAGGACCAAATTTATGG GCACCCGTTATTCCCGCTTCTGGCGCTGGTGTTTGAGAAGTGCGAGCTGGCCACGTGCACACCGAGAGAGCCCGGGGTCGCCGGAGGAGATGTGTGCTCGTCCGATTCTTTCAACGAGGACATCGCTGTGTTTGCAAAACAA ATTCGGGCAGAGAAGCCGTTATTTTCTTCTAATCCAGAGTTGGACAATTTG ATGATTCAGTCAATACAAGTATTACGATTCCATCTTTTAGAACTCGAAAAG GTGCACGAGCTTTGCGACAACTTCTGCCATCGGTATATTAGCTGTTTGAAGGGTAAAATGCCCATTGACCTGGTAATTGATGAACGGGATGGATGCAAGACCGACTTCGACGACATCTCAGGATCCTCGACAAATCTCGCAGATCAC AATCCAGCATCCTGGAGAGACATGGATGACGCTCACTCTACTCCCTCAGTCGGCACCCCAGGACCCTCCAGCGGGGGACATGCTTCTCAGAGCGGAGACAACAGCAGCGAACTAG GAGATGGCTTGGATAACAGCTTGGCATCTCCGGGAACAGGGGACGAGGATGACCAAGATAAGAAACGGCAGAAGAAGAGAGGAATCTTCCCCAAAGTAGCGACCAACATCATGCGGGCATGGCTCTTCCAGCATCTCACG CACCCCTACCCATCCGAAGAGCAGAAGAAGCAGCTAGCGCAGGACACAGGCCTCACCATCTTACAAGTGAATAACTG GTTTATCAATGCTCGACGAAGAATCGTGCAGCCCATGATTGATCAGTCAAACAGAGCAG tAAATCAAGGAAGTGCTTACAGTCCCGATGGTCAGCCTATGGGTGGCTTTGTGCTAGACGGCCAACAACACATGGGTCTCCGGCCTGGCG GTCCCATGGGAGGAATGGGTATGAACATGGGTATGGATGGACAGTGGCACTACATGTAA